In Wolbachia endosymbiont of Cimex lectularius, the following are encoded in one genomic region:
- the hemH gene encoding ferrochelatase codes for MKKAIILLNLGGPDSPNAVRPFLFNLFYDRRIINLPNPFRFLLAKFISAKRENTARKIYEQIGGKSPILENTKMQAEALEQELNRSVFCHPSSVELGSRKKNWSHAGMTPELARVFICMRYWHPFADEVVKSVKQFDPDEAILLPLYPQYSTTTTLSSIENWQKNAKKYGLKCNTKIINRYYDNQEFIKAHANLAAQYYKLASKIGKPRILFSAHSLPLSVVKKGDPYASQIEETVKLIVKKLDIKDLDWVICYQSKIGPIKWLEPSTESELLRAKADGVPVVLSPISFVSEHSETLVELDIEYKAMIKDEHYFRIPTLGTDFLFIKCLVNLCINYL; via the coding sequence ATGAAAAAAGCAATTATCTTACTTAACCTAGGCGGCCCTGATTCACCAAATGCGGTCCGTCCTTTTCTATTCAATCTCTTTTACGACAGAAGAATAATAAATCTACCAAACCCTTTTCGTTTTCTTTTAGCAAAGTTTATATCCGCAAAACGAGAAAATACTGCACGAAAAATATATGAGCAAATTGGAGGCAAATCACCAATTTTAGAGAATACAAAAATGCAAGCTGAAGCGCTTGAGCAAGAACTTAATAGATCCGTCTTTTGTCATCCAAGTAGCGTGGAACTGGGATCTAGAAAAAAGAACTGGTCACACGCTGGAATGACACCAGAGCTGGCCAGAGTATTCATTTGTATGCGCTATTGGCATCCATTTGCTGATGAAGTTGTTAAGAGTGTGAAGCAGTTTGATCCTGACGAAGCAATTCTGCTGCCGCTATATCCTCAGTATTCAACTACCACAACTCTGTCATCTATCGAAAATTGGCAAAAAAATGCCAAAAAATATGGTCTCAAATGCAACACAAAAATAATCAACCGCTATTATGATAACCAAGAGTTTATTAAAGCTCACGCTAACCTAGCAGCTCAGTATTATAAATTAGCCAGCAAAATTGGTAAACCAAGAATCCTATTTTCAGCCCATAGCTTGCCTCTAAGTGTTGTTAAAAAAGGCGACCCTTACGCTTCACAGATAGAAGAAACAGTAAAATTGATAGTAAAAAAATTAGATATTAAAGATCTTGATTGGGTAATATGTTATCAGAGCAAGATTGGACCTATAAAATGGTTAGAGCCAAGCACCGAAAGTGAACTGTTGCGTGCAAAAGCTGATGGTGTACCTGTGGTTTTATCACCTATATCTTTTGTTTCTGAACATTCAGAGACGCTTGTTGAGCTTGATATAGAATATAAAGCAATGATCAAGGACGAACATTACTTTCGCATACCAACTCTCGGTACTGATTTCTTGTTTATAAAATGCTTGGTAAATTTGTGCATAAATTATCTTTAA